CCGATACAACATATATGATGGGAGTTATGAAGACATGCCCTTCATTGGCGAACTACTTCTTTGCTTGCAGGATGAAGATGAGGAGAGAATACTTTTCGTGGCAGATATCCTTCCTCCAGAAGGCGATTTCACGAACGTGGTTGCCAATTTTGTGCCATTTTCTTCGGGGTGGAATCCCGATTTTAGTCAGTTAATAGGTATAAATGTTTTAGCGACGCTAAATTTTCTTGCTCCCTACTGCATTGATGGTGAGCCGATTTTAGACGCGCTTGCGACCGTAACGTCTGTGCAAATCGTAATGACATATGGAAGTACTACGGTTAGAAAGACATGGGGAGACATCAAGGCGCAGTTCAAGTGATCTACCTGGTGGACTGATTCTCGTGAGATGACGGATGATGACGTGCATAGGCCGTCCAGCGCAGGGCGTCCGCGCCGCCGGCGCAGTGGGGCTGCGTCAAAGCGCGGCAACGCGGCGATGGGCGGCTTGGGCGCTTCCCGTAGGGTTTGCGAGGCTACCAAAGATCCATCCCCCATGCATTGTGTAGCAAACAGCATCCGGCAGATCACGGGAATTGGTCTACTAGCATGAGATCGCAGCCGTCGGCACCGACTGTCACGCCGCTTGCGCAGAGGACGCAAAGAGAAGACAAGGAAACACAGGCGAGCGCCACGTCTGGCGCGTCGCGGCTGACGACACCGAGACTGTGATTGATCCGTCCCGCACTAAGAGCGGGCGACGCTTGCGCCGCCCGCTGCCGTTTCATTCAGGATGGTGGATAAATCAGGCCATCAGCGCGGCAATGGCCGCCACGTTGGCGATGTCGCTCCAGGAGCAGCCCCGCGAGAGATCCATGAAGGGGGCGGCCAGTCCCTGCACCGTGGGGCCGATCGCCTCGGCGCCGGCCAGGCGCTGGGTCAGCTTGTAGCCGATGTTGCCGGCGTCCAGGTCGGGAAAGACCAGCACGTTGGCGCTCCCCGCCACCGGGCTGCCCGGGGCCTTCTTCTCCGCCACCTTGGGGACGATGGCCGCGTCCAGTTGCAGCTCCCCGTCCACCGAGAGTTCGGGATCCGCCTGGTGGATGAGGGCGAGCGCCGCCAGCACTTTGTCCACGTCGGCATGCTTGGCGCTGCCTTTGGTGGAGAAGCTGAGCATGGCCACGCGCGGCTCCGTCCCGGTCAGGGCGCGGTGGGTCTTGGCCGAGGCCAGGGCGATGCTGGCCAGCTGTTTGGCGTCCGGCTGCGGCACGATGGCGCAGTCGGCGAAGGTGAAGAGGCGGCCGTCGGGCATCACCATGAGGAAGCTGGAAGAGACCGTGTCGATGCCCGGGGCCATGCCCAGGGCGTGCAGGCCGGCGCGGATGACGTCGCCGGTGGTGTGGTTGGTGCCGCCCACGCTGGCGTCGGCGATCTTGCGCCGCACCATGAAGGCGGCGAAGTACATGACGGAGCGGGCGGCCTCCTGGGCCTGCTCGAGGGTCATGCCCTTGGCCTTGCGCAGGTTGAAGAGCTCATGGGCGAAGTCCGCCGTCCACTCGCTGGTGGCGGGATCCACGATTTCGCGGCTCATCAGCTGCAGGCCGTGCTCGGCGGCCAGGCTTTCCACCACGGCCCGCCGACCGAGCAGCGTGATCCGGCAAATCTCCTTTTCCTTCAAGAACTTCGCCGCCTGGATGGTGCGGACGTCCTCGCCCTCGGGGAGCACGACGTGCTTGCCGCGCTCTCGCGCCTTCTGCTGCAGGGTGTCCAGGATATTCATGGAGTGGTCCTTTGTATGTGGTCCATCGCCGCCCGCACCACCTCCGGCACGAAGCGGGAGTAGTCGCCGCCGAACCGCCACAGCTCCCGGACGATGGAGCTGTTGAGGTAGCTCCATTCCTCGCTGGGCATGAGGAAAACCGTCTCCACGCCGGGAGCCAGCTTCCGGTTGATGATGGCCATCTGGAACTCGTAATCGAAGTCGCTGATGGCCCGCAGGCCGCGCACAATGGCGGAGGCCCCGGTCCTTTGGGCGTACTCCGCCAGCAAGCCGTCGTGGCAGTCGACCCGCACGCCGGGCAGGCCGGCCGTGCAGGCCTTGACCAGGGCCAGGCGCTGCTCCAACGGGAAGAGCGGCGTCTTGTCGACGTTGACGGCCAGCAGCACCACCACCTCGTCGAAGGTCTGGCGGGCCCGGGCCACCATATCCAGATGGCCCAGGGTCATGGGATCGAAGGTGCCGGGATAGATGGCCGTGCGCATGGATCTCCCGCTCATTCCTGGTTCTCCTCGCGGCAGACCAGGGCCATCAAGGTCAGGTCGTCCTGGAAACGGACGGCCCGCTCCCCCGCCCCGGTGTGGCGGCGCAAGGAGGCCAGCTGGGCCTGGATCAGGCTGGCGGCGTCCAGCCAGCGGGACTCGCTCAGGGTGCGCCGCACATCGCCCATGCCGAATTCGTTGCCCTGCCGGTCCAGGGCCTCGTTGAGGCCGTCCGTGTAGAAGAGGAGTCGGTCGCCCGGCTCCAGATCGACAATGCCCATCTCATAGGTGACGCCGCGAAAGGCGCCCAGGATGAGGCCGCCGCTGTCCAGCGACTCGATGGCATGGCTGCGGGCGCGCATGAGCAAGGGCGGGTTGTGCCCGGCGTTGACGTAGCTGAGGCGCCGGCTGGGCCGATGATAGACGCCGTAGCAGACCGTGACGAAGCTGTCCGATTCCGTCACCTCGAGCAGGTGCTCGTTGAGGTGGCCCATGATGCCCGTCATGTCCAGGCGATGCTGGGCCAGGATGCGGATGCCCGTCCGCACGCTGGCCATGATCAGGCTGGCGGGGATGCCCTTGCCCGCCACGTCGGCGATGACGAGACCCACATCCTGGGGCGTGATCATGAAATGGTCGAAATAGTCGCCGCCCACCTCGGCGGAGGGCAGGTTGAGACCGGCCACCTCGATGTCATGGAGGAGCAGGCCCTGCTTGGGCAGAAGGGAGCGTTGGATGTTGCGCGCCACCTGAAGGTCGGCCACCACGCGGCGGCGCTCCAGCCGGTCGGCCCGCAGCAGCATGTATTCAACCGTTTGCGCCACCTGGCTGGCCAGCACCTCCATCAGGAGGCGCTCCTGCTCGCCATAGGTGCCCACCCGGTCGGATTCCAGATTGAAGAAGCCGATCATCCTGCCCTCGTGGAGGATGGGGACGACCAGCTCGCTCAAGGTGCGGTCGCGGGCATTGAAGTAGCGGGGATCCTCCCGCACGTCCGGCACGATGACCGACCGGCCGTGCTTGAGGATCCAGGCCATGATGCCGCGGTCCAGCTTCTGCCGGACGAGATGGAGTTTGTCCGTGTCGTAGCCGCGCAGGGATTCCCAGCGGATGGTGCCGTCCCGCGGATCCATGAAATAGATGCCGGCGGCGTCGAAATCCACCACCCCGCCCAGGGTGTCCATGATGAGCAGGGCGAGGCCTTCCGTGGACAGCTCCTGCCCCAACCGGCGGCCCACCTCCCGCAGGAGGCGGTTCTCACGCAGGGTGCGGGCCGGCTCGAGCAGGTCCCGCACGTTGCTGGTCTGGAGGGAAAGCTCTTCCAGGAGCGCTTTGACCTGCAGGTGCCAGGACTTGTCGGGCGCTGTGGCGGGGGCGTGCGGGGAAGAGATCAACCGCTCAAGGCGCTCCACCAGGACGCGCAAGGGGTCCAGGACATCTTCGCCGGAGTGGGCGCCCGGGATGGAGGAATGGACCGGTTCCGGTCCGGGGACGGTCATGCGAAGTCTCGGACCGCCTGTTCCACGTCGGGGAAGCTCTTGAAGACTTGATACAGCTTCGTGATCATGAAGAGGGAGTCGATCTTCTCCGTGACGCAGGCCAGGTGGAAGTCGCCACCCGCCTCCCGCACCGGCTTCAGGGCCTTGATGAGGATGCCCAGCCCCGAGGAGTTCATCAGCTTGACGTTGGACAGGTCCAGGACGAAGTTGCGGCTGCCCTGGTCCAGGTAGGACTTGACCTCGTTGTAGAAGGTGTCCGCGTCGGGCCCTCCCAACAGGTTTCCCTTGAGGGTGAGAACCACCACGCCGCCCTGCGTGGCTGCCGAGATCTTCATGGTATGCCTCCTTGGTCCGGTCGAATCTATCATTCACCCTGTGGGCAAACAATCAGGGGGGAGGGTGAAGCGCCCTCCCCGCCACATGCCAAGCTCACCGGCGGGCAGGGGCGATATGCTACTTTGACCATTGCGAGGGGGCAAGTGACTGTTGATCAACAGACTTGTCCCTGCATGGCCGACTTCGGACAGAATTCGTGTCCGCCACTGGCCGATAGTGGAAAGGCCAGGCTTCTTGCAGAGCCAAGCCCGGTGCGACAGGTGGGGTCCGTCGCAGGAAAGGAGAGACACTTGCCCAACTTCAATGAGATCCGGGCCATGGTGAAGGCCCGCGGGATCAAACAACCGCCGGGCGCCAGCCGCGTCGAACTGGTCCGGCTCCTGCAGCTTTCCGAAGGGAATTTCGACTGCTTCGCCACGGCCGTGGACGGGGTCTGCGATCAAATCGACTGCGTCTGGCGGGAGGACTGTTTCAAGTCCGTCGGCGTGCTCAAGTAGGAACGCTCCATGCCCGAACTGCGTCACGATCCCATCCAGCGCCGCTGGGTGATCATCGCCAAGGAGCGGGGCGCCCGTCCGCTTCAGTTCCGGGGGGAGCTGCGTTTTCCGCGAAACCCCGCCTGCCCCTTCTGCGAAGGGATGGAAGGCGCCACCCCGCCCGAGATCATGGCGGACGGACCGGCCGGCCGCCCGCCCAACACGCCGGGCTGGGAGCTGCGCGTGGTGCCCAACAAGTTCCCCGCCCTGCAGATCGAGGGGGAGCCCGACCGGCACGGCGTGGGCCTTTACGACGCCATGAACGGGATCGGCGCCCACGAGGTGCTCATCGAGACGCCCCGCCACATGCTCCACATGGCGGAGATGGGGACGGGGCAGATGGAGCGCATCTTCCTGGCCTACCAGGCTCGCCTGGTGGATCTCAAGAAGGATCCGCGCTTCAAGTATGTCATCATCTTCAAGAACTACGGCGCCGATGCGGGAGCCACCATCGCCCACCCGCACACCCAGATCATCGCCACGCCGATCACGCCGCGCACCGTCGCCAACGAGCTGGAAAGCGCCCGCGAGCATTTCCGCCTGAAGGAGCGCTGCCTCTTCTGCGACATCCTGGCCCAGGAGATGGACGTGGGCTCCCGCCTGGTGGCCCTCACCGACCACTTCGTGGCCATCTGTCCCTACGCCTCGCGCTTCCCCTACGAGGTGATGGTCCTGCCCCGGCGCCACTCCTACGATTTCGGCGTGGAGGCGCCGGAGCGGGTGGCCGAGCTGTCGCGCATCATGCACATCGTGCTCAAGCGGCTGCGCCTCGCCCTGGGCGATCCGCCCTTCAACTTCGTCTTCCACACCGCGCCCAACACGCACCACCACATGCGGCGGAGCAACTACTGGGACACCATTGTCCACGACTGGCACTGGCACGTGGAGATCCTCCCGCGCATGACCCAGCCGGCGGGCTTCGAGTGGGGCACGGGCTTCTACATCAATCCCGTGGCGCCGGAAGTGGCCGCCGACCAGTTGCGCAAGGCACAGGTGGAGGCATGAAGGCTCCCCGGCGGGGCGTGTTGCGCATCTTGTTCACCGGGGCGGAGGCGGTGCCCTGGATCAAAAGCGGCGGATTGGGGGATGTGCTGGGCGCCCTCCCCCGCGAGCTCTTCGCCCTGGGGCACGAAGTGGCCACCATCCTGCCGCTCTACGCCTCGGTGGAGCGCGAGGAGGCGGGGCTGGAGCACCTCGCCACCATCCAGGTGCGCTTCCAGGGAGTGGATTTCCCCACCCGCATCTACGCCGCCTCCTACCCGCGCAGCGAGTGCCGCGCCATCTTCATCGAGAACCAGTACTACTTCGAGCGCTCCGGCATCTACGACGATCCGGCGACGGGCCGGCCCTGGCCGGATGACGACGAGCGCTGGTTCTTCTTCCAGACGGCTGTGCTGGAGTTGATCCGGCAGACGGACATGCAGCCCGACCTGCTGGTCTGCGCGGACTGGCACACGGCCCTGCTGCCCGCCCTGCTGCGCATCCGGCACCAGGAGGACCGCCGCCTGCAGCACACCCGCAGCGTGCTCAGCCTCCACAACCTGGGCTACCAGGGCGTCTTCCCGGCCGAGTCCATCACCAAGCTGGGTCTGCCGCGGGAGCTGCTCTTCCCGCTCTCGCCCTTCGAATTCTACGGCCAACTCAATTGCCTGAAGGCCGGCATCTCCTTCGCCGACGAGGTGGTGACCGTGTCGCCCACCTACGCCCGGGAGATCTGCCAACCGGAGCTGGGACACGGCCTGGACGGCGTCCTGCGCCAGCATGGCGACCGTGTGCGCGGCATCCTCAACGGCATCGACATGGATAATTGGAATCCAGCCACCGACCCGCTGCTGGCCGAACCCTACGCCTCATCCCGCCTGACACGCAAGGCGGGCAACCGGCCGCGCCTGCTGCGCGAATTCGGGCTGGATCCGGACTACCGGGGCCCGGTCCTGGCCATGGTGACGCGGCTGACCGGGCAAAAGGGGATGAACATCCTGGCCGGCTGCCTGGACCGGCTGCTGGCCCGCGATCTGCGCCTGGTCATCCTGGGCACGGGCGAAGCCCAGTTCGAGCATTTCCTTTCCGATGTGGCGGCCGGGCACGCCGATCACATGGCCGTGCGCATCGGCTACAGCGAGGCCCTGGCGCACCAGATCTACGGCGGGGCTGATTTCTTCCTCATGCCCAGCCGCTACGAGCCCTGCGGGCTGAGCCAGATGTACGCCATGCGTTACGGCACCCTGCCCATCGTCCACGCCACGGGCGGACTGAAGGACACGGTGATCCCCTTCCTGGATGACGCCGATCACGGCACCGGCTTCTCCTTCACCGACTACAACGCCGAGGCCCTGCTCGAGGCGGTGGACACGGCCCTCAGCGCCTGGCGCAATCCGCGCGCCATGCGCCGGCTGCAGAAGAACGCCATGAAGCAGGACTTCTCCTGGGAGCAGAGCGCCCGCCTCTATGAAGAACTCTTCTTCCTGGTGCGCGAACGGTCGCGCTGGGGGGAATGACCACAAGGGACAAGCCGACGGATAGCCTGCCAACCCGCTCCCCCTCAAGTTGCCCATGCGCCCGGCCGATGCACGGAGCAATGGGTGATTCCCGGGAGGCGACGGCACATGGCCCAAGCGGGTTGGAAAGCAGAGTATGCGACCGGTATTCAGCAGATCGATGAACAGCACCAGCGCCTGTTCGAACTGCTGGAGCAGCTTTATGACGCCATCCACCAGGGCCAAGGCCGGGCTGAATCGCAGGAGAGGTCGGTGCTGGAGGCCCTCGTGCTTTACGCCCGCACCCATTTCCGCTGCGAGGAGGATCTCATGCGCCGTCATTTCTACCCCGGAGTGACGGCGCACGTGGAGGAGCATGGCAAGCTTGTGATCAGTCTGGCGGAGCAGGTGGACCTCTACAAGCGCGGCCGCCTGGCGCCCCTGAAGCTCGCCCTCTTCATCCGTGACTGGATCGTCAACCACATGCTGGATGATGATCAGCGGGCCGGCGCCCACCTTCGCTCCCGCGGCCTGCGCTGAATTCACCTCGCGCCTTGGCGCTTCCCCCTTCCCACAACCCGCGGATGGCCATGCCACTACAGAGGCAGGTCCACGGCGACAAGACCTGCCATCCCCCCTCTGGTCTGGACATGAGCCTAGTGGACCGAATCACGTAATCTGACGGATGCTGTTTGCTGAATCCATTGTACATCAATGAACTCAGTCCAAAACGCAAACCCTGCGGGAAGCGCCCACGTCACCCATTGCTGCGTTGCAGCCCCTTGACGTAGCACCGCTACGCCTGCGGGTCTGCGCCTTGCACTGGGCAACCTGGACGCGTCATCATCCGTCATTTCACGTGATTCGGTCCACTAACCCCCGGCAGGCGGGGCGGCAGGTGTCGCGGGCGGGGATGGGGCCGCCGATCAGGAATCCAGGATGGACCGGA
The DNA window shown above is from bacterium and carries:
- a CDS encoding SpoIIE family protein phosphatase, with translation MTVPGPEPVHSSIPGAHSGEDVLDPLRVLVERLERLISSPHAPATAPDKSWHLQVKALLEELSLQTSNVRDLLEPARTLRENRLLREVGRRLGQELSTEGLALLIMDTLGGVVDFDAAGIYFMDPRDGTIRWESLRGYDTDKLHLVRQKLDRGIMAWILKHGRSVIVPDVREDPRYFNARDRTLSELVVPILHEGRMIGFFNLESDRVGTYGEQERLLMEVLASQVAQTVEYMLLRADRLERRRVVADLQVARNIQRSLLPKQGLLLHDIEVAGLNLPSAEVGGDYFDHFMITPQDVGLVIADVAGKGIPASLIMASVRTGIRILAQHRLDMTGIMGHLNEHLLEVTESDSFVTVCYGVYHRPSRRLSYVNAGHNPPLLMRARSHAIESLDSGGLILGAFRGVTYEMGIVDLEPGDRLLFYTDGLNEALDRQGNEFGMGDVRRTLSESRWLDAASLIQAQLASLRRHTGAGERAVRFQDDLTLMALVCREENQE
- the pta gene encoding phosphate acetyltransferase codes for the protein MNILDTLQQKARERGKHVVLPEGEDVRTIQAAKFLKEKEICRITLLGRRAVVESLAAEHGLQLMSREIVDPATSEWTADFAHELFNLRKAKGMTLEQAQEAARSVMYFAAFMVRRKIADASVGGTNHTTGDVIRAGLHALGMAPGIDTVSSSFLMVMPDGRLFTFADCAIVPQPDAKQLASIALASAKTHRALTGTEPRVAMLSFSTKGSAKHADVDKVLAALALIHQADPELSVDGELQLDAAIVPKVAEKKAPGSPVAGSANVLVFPDLDAGNIGYKLTQRLAGAEAIGPTVQGLAAPFMDLSRGCSWSDIANVAAIAALMA
- the glgA gene encoding glycogen synthase GlgA — encoded protein: MKAPRRGVLRILFTGAEAVPWIKSGGLGDVLGALPRELFALGHEVATILPLYASVEREEAGLEHLATIQVRFQGVDFPTRIYAASYPRSECRAIFIENQYYFERSGIYDDPATGRPWPDDDERWFFFQTAVLELIRQTDMQPDLLVCADWHTALLPALLRIRHQEDRRLQHTRSVLSLHNLGYQGVFPAESITKLGLPRELLFPLSPFEFYGQLNCLKAGISFADEVVTVSPTYAREICQPELGHGLDGVLRQHGDRVRGILNGIDMDNWNPATDPLLAEPYASSRLTRKAGNRPRLLREFGLDPDYRGPVLAMVTRLTGQKGMNILAGCLDRLLARDLRLVILGTGEAQFEHFLSDVAAGHADHMAVRIGYSEALAHQIYGGADFFLMPSRYEPCGLSQMYAMRYGTLPIVHATGGLKDTVIPFLDDADHGTGFSFTDYNAEALLEAVDTALSAWRNPRAMRRLQKNAMKQDFSWEQSARLYEELFFLVRERSRWGE
- a CDS encoding SAP domain-containing protein encodes the protein MPNFNEIRAMVKARGIKQPPGASRVELVRLLQLSEGNFDCFATAVDGVCDQIDCVWREDCFKSVGVLK
- a CDS encoding bacteriohemerythrin; translated protein: MAQAGWKAEYATGIQQIDEQHQRLFELLEQLYDAIHQGQGRAESQERSVLEALVLYARTHFRCEEDLMRRHFYPGVTAHVEEHGKLVISLAEQVDLYKRGRLAPLKLALFIRDWIVNHMLDDDQRAGAHLRSRGLR
- a CDS encoding DUF4931 domain-containing protein; translation: MPELRHDPIQRRWVIIAKERGARPLQFRGELRFPRNPACPFCEGMEGATPPEIMADGPAGRPPNTPGWELRVVPNKFPALQIEGEPDRHGVGLYDAMNGIGAHEVLIETPRHMLHMAEMGTGQMERIFLAYQARLVDLKKDPRFKYVIIFKNYGADAGATIAHPHTQIIATPITPRTVANELESAREHFRLKERCLFCDILAQEMDVGSRLVALTDHFVAICPYASRFPYEVMVLPRRHSYDFGVEAPERVAELSRIMHIVLKRLRLALGDPPFNFVFHTAPNTHHHMRRSNYWDTIVHDWHWHVEILPRMTQPAGFEWGTGFYINPVAPEVAADQLRKAQVEA
- a CDS encoding STAS domain-containing protein; translation: MKISAATQGGVVVLTLKGNLLGGPDADTFYNEVKSYLDQGSRNFVLDLSNVKLMNSSGLGILIKALKPVREAGGDFHLACVTEKIDSLFMITKLYQVFKSFPDVEQAVRDFA
- the coaD gene encoding pantetheine-phosphate adenylyltransferase; this encodes MRTAIYPGTFDPMTLGHLDMVARARQTFDEVVVLLAVNVDKTPLFPLEQRLALVKACTAGLPGVRVDCHDGLLAEYAQRTGASAIVRGLRAISDFDYEFQMAIINRKLAPGVETVFLMPSEEWSYLNSSIVRELWRFGGDYSRFVPEVVRAAMDHIQRTTP